TTTTTTAAATTGATCGTACGATAAGGGCAGCCCATGCGAGTCGAATGGTTGCCGTCGTTGTTGATCAACTCATTCCACTTATCACCTTCTTTAATAAAAACGCGGGAGCCATCATCCGACAACGTCGCGATTTCATAATCACCTTCTTTATCAGCGTCTGTGAGTTTTAAGACGGAAGTATATTCTATCGCAAAGTTTTCGATCAGCTTGTTGCCCTGAGAATCCGTGAGCACATCGCCATTTTGCGCAGAAAATCCCTCTGTAAACGGACGCGTAGGAACGTTGACGTCAGCGAAATACAAATTCTGATCCAGCTTCTGGCCTTTGTTGTAGTAATCCAAAACGCTGTTCACCTTCGCACCCATTTCAGGCGTACGCAGAATAAGCTTACCTAAAAGACCCATTTCAGGAGAGGAACTGGAATTATTTGAAAGAGGATCACACACGGTATTTGCCGGATCTGCAGGAAAATCTATCGAACCTATAGAGGAACCCGTATTCGTGCGGCTAATTCCGGAGAAAGAACAGGAAATCTTTTTTAACATTCCTTTTCTATAACGAATGTCATCTTGTTGATTCTTTGCCTGCACAGACAAAGAAAATAGAAGTGCCGCGATAAATAGTGATTTTCCCATACAACGTCCCTCTTAATCTCTACTTATAATTTTAACAAAACTGTAAAAATTATTAAAGAAACCTGGGAGCAACGTTCGAGTATGAGATGAGAGAGTCTCAGAGCGAGATTCTAATTATTGAAGACCTAACTTTTCTTTGATCATCTTGAGATCTTTTTTCAATTCTTCATTTTCATTCTCAAGAGTCCGGATGCGATTTTCTTTTTTGCTGTCCGCTTCTTCCAAAGACGCAATTTTTCTTTCAAGCATTTTAACTTGTTCTTCATTGGCTTTGCACATGCCATAAAGTTCTTTAGTTGATTCGATCAGCGGTGCAACGAGCTTACTATAGCCAACCGTTTTATAACCGTTAGTTCCTGTTGTCACTGCTTCTGGATAAACAGCTTCTACTTCCTGAGCAATAACACCGATGTCATTACCATCCATGAATTTCATAGATGGAAAATCTTCTTGTCTCCATTGGAACGAAACACCTCTGAGTCGAAGAATTTTCGCCAAGGCTCCTGGCAATACCTCAATGTTCTTTTTATATCGTCTATCGGACGTTGTTTGCCATGCCGATGTTCCCGCAGCAGGACCATTCACATGAAGCGTATAACCCGGACTCGTTATACCGATTCCCACATTACCATTTGAATCAATACGCATTCTTTCTGCCTGGTTTGTGCTACCAATCGGCGTCGTACTAAATGTCATATAAGTCGGAGTACTCGATCCCCCCCAACTCCCAGCGGCTTTAAACTTGATGGTGGCTTTTTGACTTGGCCAATTGGCGCCATCGTATCCGTCTCCCGAAAGAATCAAGAGGGTGTTGTCCGGGGCAAGAGCATTCGGCGCGGCTCGCGTCCCGCCAGAGCCAGCACCATAAATAACAGAGGCGCCACCGTAGGTTCGTAAATCGATATTTGCACCATAACCGCCTGTAGTGCCGGTAAATTCATTCCAAATCGCAAGGGGTTGTCCCGGAGTGTTCGTGCCAAGGCCCAAGTTACCAGCCGGATCAATGACAAGTCTTGGATTAGGTCCATTCACGATGGCAAACGACCCAGAAGCCGGAGAGGAACTTCCCGTGCTGTAAGATCTCAAAGAGTAAACAGATGTTCCTGCGCTATCGACGATATTCATTCCGGAAAACAGCGTTGAGGAACTTTTCACGCTTAACGCAACAGGCGTCGTGCCTGTCACATCTAAAGGAACTGCGGGATTATTTGTTCCGATTCCCACATTGCCACCGGTATAAGACACATTAGCACCCGACGTGACCCACTGAGAACTCACAGGCATAGCCGTGTTACAAATAACAGAGCCCGTTCCGTCTGATGTACACATTGAGTTATTCGTAATGCCGCTTACACCAATCACAGGCACACTGCCCGAAACTGAACCTATGTTTTTAACTGCGGCGCTTCCCAAACCCAAATTTACTTGAGCGGCCGTCGGCGTTGTCGCTCCTGTACCACCGTTTGAAACGGCCAATGTTCCTGTAATGTCAGAAGCTAAATTTAAAACTGTGGGAGACCAGTTCGTTCCATTATATCGCAAAACCTGCCCCGCGGTCGGCGCGGTTGCATTCACATCCTTGCCTTGAATTTTAACCACGGAAGGATTTGGATATGATCCTGAAAGATCTCCACCGGCTGTTCCACCTGGAGAGACTCCACCGAGTGTTATTTGCGAAGCCGCCGTCAAGCGACCTTGAGCATCCACAGTGAATGTAGGAATTTGCGTAGCAGAACCGTAGCTTCCTGGTGTCACCGCAGTATTTGTAAGAGAGATAACTCCAGTAGAAGTGATTGTTCCGCCCGTTAATCCCGTCCCAGTGCCGACGCTCGTTACACCACTGGCTGCGCCGGAACTTAGAAGATCCCAAGTAGAACCGTTATCTCGATAGATTTTTTGCGTGTCCGTTGCAACATACAATCGACCCGCCGTGCCCGCCGCACCTTTTGACGTGTCGGTTCCAGATTTAATTCCCGGAGTGCCACCGTAATTTTCAATTCCATCCGTAATTCCGTAACCCGCCAACGTCGTAGGTTTTCCACTCGTGATTTTTGACCAATCCAAATTTGGAATGTCACTTACTGCAAGAGCATTCACCCCCGCAGTCACCCGACCTTTTGCATCGGTTGTCACTTTATAGTAACTGCCGGGCGTTCCCACATTCGTGAGCGACAGCGCACCTGAAGATGTCAGAGTGGCATCACCAGAGACAGGCACTTCAGTGGCCACTCCTCCAGGGCTACCCACCCAAACATTTCCGGTAGACAGAGCCGTACCTAATTTCAAATTAAATAAGTTCCAATCGCCTGCACTGAGATAACCATCAGCTCCAGCACCTGCTTTGGGAAGATTCAATGCCGGGGTCGTAGCTCCGTTCGTAACAGTCAAAGGAGCGTTGGCTGTCACATTCGTCACTGTGCCACCACCTCCGCTACCTGTCGCAGCGATCGTAATAGATCCTGCACCACTAGTCACTGCGATACCGGAACCCGCGATGATATTACCAGGTTGGTAAGTGGCTCCGTTGGCAATGAGAATTTGTCCATTCGTTGAAGGCGTCGAGAAAATATTTAAAACAGATTCGATTCCCGTTTGCGTGACCGTGCCATTTATCTGAACAAAATCAGAAGGCCCCTTATCCGCTAGCTTTTGAGAGTTGATGGCAAACGGAATATTACCAATCACAACATCCGGCGTGAGATCCGTCGAGCCCACTTTGATGTGCAAGGATCTTGTCGCAAAACCACTCACACTGACGGGGCTTGCCCCGCTACACTCGATACTTCCAGAAGAAGCGAAAATACGAGCAGCCGTATTTGTTGTTGTGTCTGTCCTTGATCCTGATCCGACAACTACACTGAACTCGCCTTGTGATCCTGGAGGGACTGTTTGTGTTTCTTCATACACAATACAAGAAGAGCCATAGATCACTTGGAAGGTCACAGTTTGTGCCGTCGTAATCGGCGTACCGCTGGAGTCTGTCAACACACCTTCATAAGTAAAAAGAGAACCTGGTGACGGTGCTACCGCTTGTGCTTGAGAAACTAAGATCATGGTGAACAAAGAAAGAATTAACTTCATTGAGTAATCCTTCCTTTAAGAGTAAAGCCACCGCCATTAGCTATGTGTTGATCTTGCGAACGCACGCGTCCGTGCAAAATCAATCCTGTTCCCGTTTGCGTTTGTGAGCCTGCGAGAACTTCTTGGCTGATCGGTGTCGAAGGTGAATACTTCACATTCACCGTGCGGTAAATCCAACTGCCAATACGTGGAAGCGCACGAAACTTTACAGAGACCACTTGGCCATTCGTAAAACTCATTCCACTCCACGGAGATTTCGTATTTGAAAGTGTCACGGTAAACGCGCCGTTTTCACATTTCGATTTTGCCGAAGGATCATAAGCTGTGGGTTGCAACCATGTGGCTCCGCCATCAAAACTCATTTCCACTTGTCCAACAAACGCAGAGCAATTCGCCTGCAAAGGAACGGAGTGCATGCTTGCTGTCACCACATTCGTGGTCACAAAATCAAAGCCATCAATCGAACGAAGGATAGAAACCGAGGGAGTCGTGTCAGAACATCCGACAAGAAATAGTAAAAGTGGCGCTAAAATGTTGATTTTACGAACGTCCCATTTGTTCATGACCCTTTAAATATCGGTATTTTTTAAAGGGCCCTTGAGTTTCAAAATGAGACTCTTAAATAGTACTAAGGATGAGACGAACTCTGTCTCAATTATGTTACAACTCTAGAATACAAAGCGACCTGCGAGGCCAAAACCATAATCTTCGTAAGTATCGATTTGTAGGTCTTGCTTGTTCATAAGACGGTTGTATTGGGCTTCCGGGAGCAACTCAAAACCAGGAACTATTTCAAAACGACCGGAGACATTTAAAGAAGCCATCTTGATGTCAGAATATCTTCGTGTTGTGGTACCAAATTTATAAGTCGTAGAATCTGTGGAGTTGTAACTCAGTTCAATATTAGGATGAGCGATATTGTTAAATTCCACGAAAGTCGCTAATTTAACTTTGCTTCCGCCTGACGATTTACCCGCCGTCGTCATTCCACTTTCTGTATTTTCAGCATCACCTTCAAAAGGAAAGTCCAAAGCCACAAGCGCTCCGAAAGACACATTTTCTTTAGCATTCACCAAGCCCGCTTCGACATGAGGAGTGATACGTCCTGTTGAAACATTATCCTCATTTTTGTCCTCGTTAAATTTTCTTTTTTCTGTTGGTAGAGATAAAGCCATATTGGTGAAAAATGTGATGTTATCACGACCATAAGTTCCCTTATAGCCTACTCTTATATCCGTAAGACCCTTTGATTTTGTGGTAATATCTGTCGCCGAGACGTAGTCCATTTTCGTCTCTGACGAAGCGTAGCCCAGCGTGACACCAAAGGCATGTTCATCCGTTGTGCCGTAGTAATAGCTACCGATTACGGCGTAACCATTTAACTTTGCTTCTCCAATGGTATCAACACCCGCTTTTTGATAAAGGTACGCCACACCTAAAAGTATTTCGCTCTCTCCTCCATTGGGAGAAAGATTTTGCGACACTTTCGTGGCAGCTACCGAAAAAGATGAAATGAAAAAGACAAAAGACACAACGGCAAGTTTCATAAAGCTCCCTGTACACTCGTCATTGTTTACTACGTTTGCAAAAAAGTGGACTGCTTTTTAAGGCAGCCCTCTGTTCGGCTAGCTCTTCATGAAGATATGAAATTGATAAACACCGGTGCCGTCTTTGTTTTGCGCCCACTGATCTTTGTCAGCAAGGGCTTTCCACCCCGTCACATCAATAGCAGTCGGGGCGCGCATGAAAGAACGAATCACCATTTGGCTTCCGGATTTGGTTTCTTTCGAAAGTTTCTGCAAAATCTGATTGGCATCTTTGCCATCCAGATAAGAAATCGTGTCTGACAAAGAGATGAAATCGTACGGATGTTGCGGCAAATGCTCTAAAAGATTTCCGTTTAAATAACGTATTTCGGTTTTCGATTTTTTAACGGCCTCAACGACATGTTGATGTGCTTCCAGCGGAAGGCCTTCTTCGTAAGCAATTCTTCCTAAAAACAAAATCTGCATGAAATAGTTTTTGCGCACCAATTGCGTTTTAAAGATGCGACTAAATTCTTCCATAATAAATTGCGATGGAGAACGCTGCTCGGTCTTATGCTCGGACTTTCCAGAGAAATGTCCTTTATATAAAAACTTATTAAAAACGTACTCGCTGGCCGCGACACGAATAAAACTGTTCCAGCGAATTTTTGGCCAGTATTTTTCATAAAGCTCAACTTGTTCGTTAAGTGATTGAGCCTCAAAGACTTTGCTGAAATCGCATTGCAGAACTTCTCTAAATAAGTATCCCAATTTTTGAAAGTGAGATTCCCAACGGCCGAGCAGAATAAAACCGTGTGGTTTCCAGCCTTCTTTACGCTCAACCCAGTAGGACTTCGCCTCTGCAGACAATGTCAGCTTATTAAATAAAACCTCTCTGTCATCGCCGGAATCACTGCCACCTTGAAGAGCTCCCCGATATCCCATCAAAAAAAGATATTCTTCGTAAGTGAGCGTCTTCATCGCCTGCAAACGCAGTTCACATAAATAAAGCTGACTCACCGACATATCGATGACGTCTAAGTATTTGGGATTTTTCGCAATCAAAGGCAAACAGCGTGCGCCCGAACCCGCAATACTGAAAACTCGTTCCGCGCCTTCGGGTAAAAGGTCAAACTCGATGCGTGTGTCTTCGTTCGACAAAGTGTAATTCAAATCTGAAAAGTATTCTTTTGCCACACGTACTCCTTAAAATGCTAGATTGCCGGTTAATTCAAAACGCACACCCATCACAAGTCCCCCGGTGATGTCTTCGTAGATTTTGTAAAGGCCTTGTTTGCCTTCATAATTTTGCACAAAAGCCGATGCCGTAAAATAATCTGTGAGATTGTATCCATAGCTGGCGCTCACAAAAGCGTCCTCACTCTTAGGATTTTGATAAACCTGCATTTGGATATCATGACGATTGGGATTCCACTGCGCCGTCATATAAAACGCCGTTTGCGCTTCGTTTTCAGTAAGCCCGTTGACTT
This region of Bdellovibrio sp. BCCA genomic DNA includes:
- a CDS encoding tail fiber domain-containing protein; this encodes MKLILSLFTMILVSQAQAVAPSPGSLFTYEGVLTDSSGTPITTAQTVTFQVIYGSSCIVYEETQTVPPGSQGEFSVVVGSGSRTDTTTNTAARIFASSGSIECSGASPVSVSGFATRSLHIKVGSTDLTPDVVIGNIPFAINSQKLADKGPSDFVQINGTVTQTGIESVLNIFSTPSTNGQILIANGATYQPGNIIAGSGIAVTSGAGSITIAATGSGGGGTVTNVTANAPLTVTNGATTPALNLPKAGAGADGYLSAGDWNLFNLKLGTALSTGNVWVGSPGGVATEVPVSGDATLTSSGALSLTNVGTPGSYYKVTTDAKGRVTAGVNALAVSDIPNLDWSKITSGKPTTLAGYGITDGIENYGGTPGIKSGTDTSKGAAGTAGRLYVATDTQKIYRDNGSTWDLLSSGAASGVTSVGTGTGLTGGTITSTGVISLTNTAVTPGSYGSATQIPTFTVDAQGRLTAASQITLGGVSPGGTAGGDLSGSYPNPSVVKIQGKDVNATAPTAGQVLRYNGTNWSPTVLNLASDITGTLAVSNGGTGATTPTAAQVNLGLGSAAVKNIGSVSGSVPVIGVSGITNNSMCTSDGTGSVICNTAMPVSSQWVTSGANVSYTGGNVGIGTNNPAVPLDVTGTTPVALSVKSSSTLFSGMNIVDSAGTSVYSLRSYSTGSSSPASGSFAIVNGPNPRLVIDPAGNLGLGTNTPGQPLAIWNEFTGTTGGYGANIDLRTYGGASVIYGAGSGGTRAAPNALAPDNTLLILSGDGYDGANWPSQKATIKFKAAGSWGGSSTPTYMTFSTTPIGSTNQAERMRIDSNGNVGIGITSPGYTLHVNGPAAGTSAWQTTSDRRYKKNIEVLPGALAKILRLRGVSFQWRQEDFPSMKFMDGNDIGVIAQEVEAVYPEAVTTGTNGYKTVGYSKLVAPLIESTKELYGMCKANEEQVKMLERKIASLEEADSKKENRIRTLENENEELKKDLKMIKEKLGLQ
- a CDS encoding DUF3419 family protein, coding for MAKEYFSDLNYTLSNEDTRIEFDLLPEGAERVFSIAGSGARCLPLIAKNPKYLDVIDMSVSQLYLCELRLQAMKTLTYEEYLFLMGYRGALQGGSDSGDDREVLFNKLTLSAEAKSYWVERKEGWKPHGFILLGRWESHFQKLGYLFREVLQCDFSKVFEAQSLNEQVELYEKYWPKIRWNSFIRVAASEYVFNKFLYKGHFSGKSEHKTEQRSPSQFIMEEFSRIFKTQLVRKNYFMQILFLGRIAYEEGLPLEAHQHVVEAVKKSKTEIRYLNGNLLEHLPQHPYDFISLSDTISYLDGKDANQILQKLSKETKSGSQMVIRSFMRAPTAIDVTGWKALADKDQWAQNKDGTGVYQFHIFMKS
- a CDS encoding PA14 domain-containing protein; translated protein: MGKSLFIAALLFSLSVQAKNQQDDIRYRKGMLKKISCSFSGISRTNTGSSIGSIDFPADPANTVCDPLSNNSSSSPEMGLLGKLILRTPEMGAKVNSVLDYYNKGQKLDQNLYFADVNVPTRPFTEGFSAQNGDVLTDSQGNKLIENFAIEYTSVLKLTDADKEGDYEIATLSDDGSRVFIKEGDKWNELINNDGNHSTRMGCPYRTINLKKDSEVPLKILYYQGPRYHIANVLIWKLHKKAHSWKEPSHHSLCGISTNNFFFNSSNGKRMPAMTILEKSGWNVVAPGNFKMPERQQNPCVEEKLAISDFQVTSAVAPNATITWKTTVPASSQLHIVNIYTGEEIFTQVDNNLLTDHTVEISGLVHGIYYQVRAISKDAKGNEAMTAFINLLP